A stretch of the Streptomyces sp. WMMB303 genome encodes the following:
- a CDS encoding discoidin domain-containing protein, translating into MTGFRIRRGAAPVARRLVPAPLVRRLAAPLVAGALAAGALALPAQQAQAAGSVVEVTGDQGDWQLTVDGIPYRVKGLTWGPAVSDAGKYLPDLRSMGVNTIRTWGTDATSKPLLDAAAANDIKVVAGFWLQPGGGPGSGGCVDYVTDDGYKSSMLEEFTTWVDAYKDHPGVLMWNVGNESVLGLQNCYSGVALEAQRDAYTSFVNDVAVHIHSLDPDHPVTSTDAWTGAWPYYKENAPDLDLYAVNAYQDVCGIRSAWEQGGYTKPYIVTETGPPGEWEVPDDANGVPREPTDQAKAEGYTAAWNCVTGHRGVALGATMFHYGTEYDFGGIWFNLLPAGQKRLSYYAVKRAYGAATDGDNTPPVISGMSVEGDPSRVSAGGELTLAVRATDPDGDPLSYEVLSNSKYLDESNQLTPLPASDLGGGRLRVTAPDRPGVWKMYVKATDGKGNVGVESRSVRVVPPDVDGTNAALGAPATASSEQQGGGDCPCTAADAVDGDLTTRWASDWSDPQWLSVDLGARTAFRHVQLVWETSYATEYTVQTSDDGRNWRTVREVTGGDGGVDDLDVSGTGRYVRVHGTQRGTGWGYSLYEFGVYT; encoded by the coding sequence ATGACCGGATTCCGCATCCGCCGTGGGGCGGCCCCCGTCGCCCGCCGTCTCGTCCCGGCGCCCCTCGTCCGGCGTCTCGCGGCGCCGCTCGTCGCCGGGGCGCTGGCCGCCGGAGCGCTCGCACTGCCCGCGCAGCAGGCGCAGGCGGCGGGCAGCGTCGTCGAGGTGACCGGCGACCAGGGCGACTGGCAGTTGACCGTGGACGGCATCCCCTATCGGGTCAAGGGCCTCACCTGGGGGCCCGCCGTCTCCGACGCCGGGAAGTATCTGCCCGACCTGCGCTCCATGGGCGTCAACACGATCCGCACCTGGGGCACCGACGCCACCAGCAAGCCGCTGCTGGACGCGGCCGCGGCCAACGACATCAAGGTCGTCGCCGGATTCTGGCTCCAGCCCGGCGGCGGCCCCGGCAGCGGCGGCTGCGTGGACTACGTGACCGACGACGGCTACAAGAGCAGCATGCTGGAGGAGTTCACCACCTGGGTCGACGCGTACAAGGACCACCCGGGCGTGCTCATGTGGAACGTCGGCAACGAGTCCGTGCTCGGGCTGCAGAACTGCTACAGCGGCGTCGCGCTCGAAGCGCAGCGCGACGCCTACACCTCCTTCGTCAACGACGTCGCCGTGCACATCCACTCCCTCGACCCGGACCACCCCGTCACCTCGACCGACGCGTGGACCGGCGCCTGGCCGTACTACAAGGAGAACGCACCCGATCTGGACCTGTACGCCGTCAACGCCTACCAGGACGTGTGCGGTATCCGGTCCGCCTGGGAGCAGGGCGGCTACACCAAGCCCTACATCGTCACCGAGACCGGCCCACCCGGCGAATGGGAAGTGCCCGACGATGCCAACGGCGTCCCCCGGGAACCCACGGACCAGGCCAAGGCCGAGGGCTACACCGCGGCGTGGAACTGCGTGACCGGGCACCGGGGTGTGGCGCTGGGCGCGACGATGTTCCACTACGGCACCGAGTACGACTTCGGCGGGATCTGGTTCAACCTGCTGCCCGCAGGCCAGAAGCGGCTCTCCTACTACGCCGTCAAACGGGCGTACGGCGCCGCCACCGACGGCGACAACACCCCGCCGGTCATCTCCGGGATGTCCGTCGAAGGCGACCCCTCCCGGGTGTCGGCCGGCGGCGAACTGACCCTGGCGGTGCGGGCGACCGACCCGGACGGCGATCCGCTCTCCTACGAAGTGCTCAGCAACAGCAAGTACCTCGACGAGAGCAATCAACTCACCCCGCTGCCCGCGTCCGACCTCGGCGGCGGCCGGCTCCGGGTCACCGCACCCGACCGGCCGGGCGTGTGGAAGATGTACGTCAAGGCCACGGACGGCAAGGGCAACGTCGGCGTGGAGTCCCGCTCCGTACGCGTCGTCCCGCCGGACGTCGACGGCACAAACGCGGCCCTCGGCGCCCCGGCGACTGCCTCCTCGGAGCAGCAGGGCGGCGGCGACTGCCCCTGCACCGCCGCCGACGCCGTGGACGGCGACCTCACCACCCGCTGGGCGAGCGACTGGAGCGACCCGCAGTGGCTGAGCGTCGACCTCGGCGCCCGCACCGCGTTCCGGCACGTGCAACTCGTCTGGGAGACCTCCTACGCGACCGAGTACACCGTCCAGACCTCCGACGACGGCCGGAACTGGCGCACCGTACGCGAGGTCACCGGAGGCGACGGCGGAGTCGACGACCTCGACGTCTCCGGCACCGGCCGCTACGTCCGCGTCCACGGGACGCAGCGCGGCACCGGTTGGGGATACTCGCTCTACGAATTCGGCGTCTACACCTGA
- a CDS encoding DUF1996 domain-containing protein, whose product MARRSTYRSGTLLVVALLLAALGATGTAFGAGPASGAETAPVQPPHRYFHEFQANCAVSHTGPDDPIVFPGQPGASHNHTFMGNTTTDADSTADSLDAGGTTCKAPGDKSAYWMPTLFDGDRPILPVGPQTIYYKAGVTDYTSVRPFPKGLRFVVGSPAQSPQDFRDHPGYVEGWECGDSYFNTEFPTDCPDRADVQLNIRLQAPSCWDGSSLDSADHRSHMAYPVVKEGTNDNVCPADHPVALPMIEFKMAFPVNGDLSAARLASGPSYSFHYDFFNAWDGATLDALVDHCIVGGLQCDARGYDQTHPEEGAALNEDYELPAEVAAP is encoded by the coding sequence ATGGCACGGAGATCGACGTACCGCTCGGGAACGCTGCTCGTGGTCGCGCTACTGCTGGCGGCACTCGGCGCGACCGGGACCGCGTTCGGAGCCGGACCCGCGTCCGGGGCCGAAACCGCCCCAGTTCAGCCGCCGCACCGCTACTTCCACGAGTTCCAGGCCAACTGCGCGGTCAGCCACACCGGCCCGGACGACCCGATCGTCTTCCCCGGACAGCCCGGCGCGTCCCACAACCACACCTTCATGGGCAACACCACCACCGACGCCGACAGCACCGCCGACTCGCTCGACGCGGGCGGCACCACCTGCAAGGCGCCCGGCGACAAGTCGGCGTACTGGATGCCCACCCTCTTCGACGGTGACCGGCCGATCCTGCCCGTCGGTCCGCAGACCATCTACTACAAAGCCGGTGTCACCGACTACACCAGCGTCCGCCCCTTCCCGAAGGGGCTGCGGTTCGTCGTGGGCAGCCCGGCGCAGAGCCCGCAGGACTTCCGCGACCACCCCGGGTACGTCGAGGGCTGGGAGTGCGGGGACAGCTACTTCAACACCGAGTTCCCCACCGACTGCCCCGACCGCGCGGACGTGCAGCTCAACATCCGCCTCCAGGCGCCGAGCTGCTGGGACGGCTCCTCCCTCGACTCCGCCGACCACCGCAGCCACATGGCGTATCCGGTGGTCAAGGAGGGCACGAACGACAACGTCTGCCCCGCCGACCATCCGGTCGCGCTGCCGATGATCGAGTTCAAGATGGCCTTCCCCGTCAACGGCGACCTCTCCGCCGCACGGCTGGCCAGCGGCCCCAGCTACTCCTTCCACTACGACTTCTTCAACGCCTGGGACGGCGCCACCCTCGACGCCCTGGTCGACCACTGCATCGTCGGCGGCCTCCAGTGCGACGCACGCGGCTACGACCAGACGCATCCCGAGGAAGGCGCGGCCCTGAACGAGGACTACGAACTGCCCGCGGAGGTGGCCGCACCATGA
- a CDS encoding coagulation factor 5/8 type domain-containing protein: protein MSPCSDSPSESSAARSSDTSADRPAPGRRTVLGAAAAAVPTALVGLSAPASATPAPRARPRIGDGAQDLPGGGDLGPNVIVFDPSTPGIQAKLDEIFRQQESAQFGSGRYALLFKPGTYHGLNAQLGFYTSIAGLGLSPDDTTINGDVTVDAGWFDGNATQNFWRSAENLALVPVSGTNRWAVAQAAPFRRMHVRGGLNLAPAGYGWASGGYIADSRIDGQVGPYSQQQWYTRDSAVGGWLNGVWNMVFSGVEGAPGQSFPDPPYTTLNTTPISREKPFLYLDGADYRVFLPEKRTAARGVTWGNGTPRGTSLPLSRFYVARPGDSAATLNQALGQGLHLLLTPGVYHLDQPLKVDRAGTVVLGLGYATLVPDGGATAVRVADVDGVRLAGFLVDAGPTNSETLVEVGPRGASADHSANPITVQDVFVRIGGSGAGKATTSIVVNSRHTIVDHTWVWRADHGTGVGWETNRADYGVVVNGDDVLATGLFVEHFNKYDVQWNGQRGRTIFFQNEKAYDAPNQAAIQNGSIKGYAAYKVADSVTSHEAWGLGSYCYYNVDPTIVQHHGFAAPNTSGVRFHDLLVVSLGGKGQYERVINDTGSPTSGTSTVPSTVVSYP, encoded by the coding sequence ATGTCCCCTTGCTCCGACAGTCCCTCCGAGAGTTCCGCCGCCCGTTCCTCCGACACTTCCGCCGATCGCCCCGCCCCCGGGCGCCGTACGGTTCTCGGGGCCGCCGCGGCAGCCGTCCCCACGGCACTCGTCGGCCTGTCCGCACCCGCCTCGGCCACCCCGGCACCGCGTGCGCGGCCGAGGATCGGCGACGGCGCGCAGGACCTGCCCGGCGGCGGCGATCTCGGCCCCAACGTCATCGTGTTCGATCCCTCGACGCCCGGTATCCAGGCGAAGCTGGACGAGATCTTCCGGCAGCAGGAGTCCGCACAGTTCGGCAGCGGCCGCTACGCGCTGCTGTTCAAACCCGGCACCTACCACGGACTCAACGCGCAACTCGGCTTCTACACCTCGATCGCCGGGCTCGGCCTCTCCCCCGACGACACGACCATCAACGGCGACGTCACCGTGGACGCCGGATGGTTCGACGGGAACGCCACCCAGAACTTCTGGCGCTCGGCGGAGAACCTCGCGCTCGTCCCGGTCAGCGGCACCAACCGGTGGGCCGTCGCGCAGGCCGCGCCGTTCCGCCGGATGCACGTCCGCGGCGGCCTCAACCTCGCCCCGGCCGGCTACGGCTGGGCGAGCGGCGGCTACATCGCCGACAGCCGGATCGACGGCCAGGTCGGGCCGTACTCCCAGCAGCAGTGGTACACCCGCGACAGCGCGGTGGGCGGCTGGCTCAACGGCGTCTGGAACATGGTCTTCTCCGGCGTCGAGGGCGCTCCGGGGCAGAGCTTCCCCGACCCGCCCTACACCACGCTGAACACGACGCCGATCTCCCGCGAGAAGCCGTTCCTCTACCTCGACGGCGCCGACTACCGGGTCTTCCTGCCGGAGAAGCGGACCGCGGCACGAGGCGTCACCTGGGGCAACGGCACTCCGCGCGGCACCTCGCTGCCGCTGTCGCGGTTCTATGTGGCACGGCCCGGCGACTCGGCGGCCACCCTCAACCAGGCACTCGGCCAGGGGCTGCACCTGCTGCTGACGCCGGGCGTCTACCACCTCGACCAGCCGCTGAAGGTCGACCGGGCCGGGACGGTCGTGCTGGGCCTGGGCTACGCGACCCTGGTGCCGGACGGGGGCGCCACCGCGGTCCGGGTCGCCGACGTGGACGGGGTGCGGCTGGCCGGCTTCCTGGTCGACGCCGGACCCACCAACTCCGAGACGCTGGTCGAGGTCGGGCCGCGGGGTGCCTCCGCGGACCACTCGGCGAACCCGATCACGGTACAGGACGTGTTCGTCCGCATCGGCGGCAGCGGCGCGGGCAAGGCCACCACCAGCATCGTCGTCAACAGTCGGCACACCATCGTGGACCACACCTGGGTGTGGCGGGCCGACCACGGCACCGGCGTCGGCTGGGAGACGAACCGGGCCGACTACGGCGTCGTCGTCAACGGTGACGACGTGCTGGCCACCGGGCTGTTCGTGGAGCACTTCAACAAGTACGACGTGCAGTGGAACGGCCAGCGCGGCCGCACGATCTTCTTCCAGAACGAGAAGGCGTACGACGCGCCGAACCAGGCCGCGATCCAGAACGGTTCGATCAAGGGCTACGCCGCCTACAAGGTCGCCGACTCGGTCACCTCGCACGAGGCGTGGGGCCTGGGCAGCTACTGCTACTACAACGTCGATCCGACGATCGTCCAGCACCACGGCTTCGCCGCCCCGAACACCTCAGGGGTGAGGTTCCACGACCTGCTGGTGGTCTCACTGGGCGGCAAGGGCCAGTACGAGCGCGTCATCAACGACACCGGATCGCCCACCTCCGGGACCTCGACCGTGCCGTCCACGGTGGTCTCCTACCCCTGA